Proteins from a genomic interval of Neodiprion lecontei isolate iyNeoLeco1 chromosome 2, iyNeoLeco1.1, whole genome shotgun sequence:
- the LOC107220394 gene encoding somatostatin receptor type 2 — protein MAGSEALNSEIILNYTESLFDNLSAFNASQNDTMEPNCDADLPIVSLVTQILYATVCVVGLLGNTLVIYVVLRFSKMQTVTNMYIVNLAIADECFLIGIPFLVTTMSLQSWTFGKIMCKAYMITTSINQFTSSIFLFIMSADRYIAVCHPISSPKVRTPFISRVVSLTAWGTSALFMIPVFLYANTMETAEGVISCNILWPDNANQGGQTTFTLYTFILGFAIPLILILIFYFLVIRKLRTVGPKNKSKEKKRSHRKVTKLVLTVITVYVLCWLPYWLTQVALIYTPPKQCQSRVIITTFLLAGFLSYSNSAMNPILYAFLSDNFKKSFLKACTCAAGKDVNATLHIENSVFPRKNKANADRLQPNKATSGHSRGDLEDEEGERGLLISKAEHSTTAVTMTSRSNITVTSESRDHAQNKDSSKDSAREAVKNGTQLTLLTQV, from the coding sequence ATGGCCGGCAGCGAGGCTCTGAACTCGGAGATAATCCTCAACTACACCGAGTCGTTGTTCGATAATCTGAGCGCGTTCAACGCCAGCCAGAATGACACGATGGAGCCGAACTGCGACGCCGATTTGCCGATAGTGTCGCTCGTCACGCAGATCCTCTACGCGACCGTCTGCGTGGTCGGGCTCCTCGGCAACACTCTCGTGATATACGTGGTGCTCAGATTCTCGAAGATGCAAACGGTGACGAACATGTACATAGTGAACCTCGCCATAGCCGACGAGTGTTTCCTCATCGGCATACCGTTCCTGGTCACGACGATGAGCCTCCAGTCTTGGACGTTCGGCAAGATAATGTGCAAGGCCTACATGATCACCACGAGCATAAACCAGTTCACCAGCAGTATATTTCTCTTCATAATGAGCGCCGACAGGTACATCGCCGTATGCCACCCGATATCCTCGCCGAAGGTTCGCACGCCCTTCATATCGAGGGTGGTATCGCTCACAGCCTGGGGGACCAGCGCCCTCTTCATGATCCCCGTGTTCCTCTACGCCAACACGATGGAGACGGCGGAGGGTGTGATAAGCTGCAACATCCTCTGGCCGGACAACGCCAACCAGGGCGGACAGACGACCTTCACCCTGTACACGTTCATACTCGGCTTCGCCATACCCCTGATCCTGATTCTCATTTTCTACTTCCTCGTAATAAGGAAGCTGCGAACGGTCGGACCGAAGAACAAGTCCAAGGAGAAGAAGCGCTCCCACAGGAAGGTGACGAAGCTCGTCCTGACCGTAATCACCGTCTACGTGCTCTGCTGGCTACCCTACTGGCTGACGCAGGTCGCCCTGATCTACACACCCCCGAAACAGTGCCAGTCGCGTGTCATAATCACGACCTTCCTCCTCGCCGGGTTCCTCAGCTATTCGAACAGCGCGATGAACCCGATCCTCTACGCCTTCCTGAGCGACAACTTCAAGAAGAGCTTCCTGAAGGCCTGCACCTGCGCCGCCGGCAAGGACGTCAACGCCACCCTCCACATCGAGAACAGCGTGTTCCCGAGGAAGAACAAAGCCAACGCCGACAGGCTTCAGCCTAACAAAGCGACTTCGGGTCACTCGCGGGGCGACCTCGAGGACGAGGAGGGGGAACGAGGGTTGCTCATCAGCAAGGCCGAGCACTCGACTACCGCCGTCACCATGACTTCTCGGTCCAACATAACCGTCACCAGCGAGTCGAGGGACCACGCGCAGAACAAGGAC